From Schizosaccharomyces pombe strain 972h- genome assembly, chromosome: II, the proteins below share one genomic window:
- the aps2 gene encoding AP-2 adaptor complex subunit Aps2 gives MIQFILIQNRHGKNRLSKYYVPFDDDEKVRLKARIHQLISQRNQKFQANFLEWENSKLVYRRYAGLYFCFCVDSTDNDLAILEMIHFFVEILDSFFGNVCELDLIFNFYKVSAILDEIILGGEIGESNKKSVLERIEALEKLE, from the coding sequence ATGATTCAATTCATTTTGATACAAAACCGGCATGGAAAGAATCGACTTTCTAAATACTACGTGCCATTcgatgatgatgaaaaagTTCGATTAAAGGCTCGTATCCATCAATTGATATCTCaaagaaaccaaaaatttcaGGCAAATTTCCTAGAATGGGAGAACAGCAAGCTTGTATACCGTCGGTATGCTGgcctttatttttgtttttgtgtGGATTCAACCGATAATGATTTAGCCATTCTAGAGatgattcatttttttgtagaaaTTCTTGATTCCTTCTTTGGGAATGTCTGTGAATTAGAccttattttcaatttctatAAAGTCAGTGCTATTCTTGACGAGATAATCCTTGGTGGCGAAATTGGAgaatcaaacaaaaaatctgttcttgaaagaattgaagCTTTAGAGAAACTTGAATAA
- the gpi15 gene encoding pig-H family GPI synthesis protein, with protein sequence MLTIKRYPGAIEFTVHTSKSYGTQMFALCFISFVIGATSLAIGRSPKIIITLVELSFLLSLFHIISGVNHESLFVIRDLGVQTNCHSIVPWKSSSKLIPLDSIRDIFINEGFRKFDVCYYMGIAIESETEIHVVFPTLLPRHDVLQKVYKETVILLANNS encoded by the exons ATGCTCACTATTAAACGATATCCAGGCGCCATAGAATTTACAGTTCATACGAGCAAAAGCTATGGCACCCAAATGTTTGCCCTCTGCTTTATATCTTTTGTGATCGGAGCCACAAGTTTGGCTATAGGAAGATCGcctaaaataattattactTTAGTCGAGTTATCTTTTCTACTATCCCTCTTTCACATAATCAGTGGAGTAAATC ATGAATCGCTCTTTGTAATTCGGGATTTAGGTGTTCAAACAAACTGCCATTCAATAGTACCATGGAAATCGTCTTCAAAACTTATTCCTTTGGATTCAATTCGagatattttcattaatgaGGGATTTCGAAAATTTGACGTTTGTTACTACATGGGAATTGCTATCGAGTCTGAAACTGAAATCCATGTTGTTTTCCCTACACTTCTGCCGAGACATGATGTGTTACAAAAAGTTTACAAAGAAACGGTTATTTTGTTGGCTAACAATTCATAA